Genomic segment of Vulpes lagopus strain Blue_001 chromosome 7, ASM1834538v1, whole genome shotgun sequence:
aacaaggacgtttgcaatgtctgcattgagatcagatacacctgaggagaatcctgtcacttccacatgctcttcacacaacctcttccggcacctaacataaggatgctgggacctacgtctacgggcagtcagaatgcgggagggtcctgccctgaactcagctcgcacaaggaagcacgcctacaagccagctttcaactagctgcgttcctcgggcactgagaacgtaacagtgttctaagccaggaggtacccagaataccactccactgcagctggagacaccctccaggtctgcttattccacttgcgtctcacaagcctctgacaaacggctgtggtgcagatgttggaaactctttctgcaggcagtgtgcaactgtgagggactgagggtgagctcaactctccgaagtaagttgctttcggacaaggcgttcagctagcttctctcgtatggcacttaggatgtcgcacctggctcacacaggaaatactaggaaatcgctgggttgagcttggatgcactagtcttgtgggccgggactttccacttacctctcacaacacttcaggcacgcatcggggctaggcctgttaggagcgcggtgtacgtgcaggcaggatgtgggagggacagtccataagcccaactctcggaagtgtgtatgctttgcaggcagatgtctgctagacactttgatgggagctaggaccgagctacactctcattgaacaaggacgtttgcaatgtctgcattgagatcagatacacctgaggagaatcctgtcacttccacatgctcttcacacaacctcttccggcacctaacataaggatgctgggacctacgtctacgggcagtcagaatgcgggagggtcctgccctgaactcagctcgcacaaggaagcacgcctacaagccagctttcaactagctgcgttcctcgggcactgagaacgtaacagtgttctaagccaggaggtacccagaataccactccactgcagctggagacaccctccaggtctgcttattccacttgcgtctcacaagcctctgacaaacggctgtggtgcagatgttggaaactctttctgcaggcagtgtgcaactgtgagggactgagggtgagctcaactctccgaagtaagttgctttcggacaaggcgttcagctagcttctctcgtatggcacttaggatgtcgcacctggctcacacaggaaatactaggaaatcgctgggttgagcttggatgcactagtcttgtgggccgggactttccacttacctctcacaacacttcaggcacgcatcggggctaggcctgttaggagcgcggtgtacgtgcaggcaggatgtgggagggacagtccataagcccaactctcggaagtgtgtatgctttgcaggcagatgtctgctagacactttgatgggagctaggaccgagctacactctcattgaacaaggacgtttgcaatgtctgcattgagatcagatacacctgaggagaatcctgtcacttccacatgctcttcacacaacctcttccggcacctaacataaggatgctgggacctacgtctacgggcagtcagaatgcgggagggtcctgccctgaactcagctcgcacaaggaagcacgcctacaagccagctttcaactagctgcgttcctcgggcactgagaacgtaacagtgttctaagccaggaggtacccagaataccactccactgcagctggagacaccctccaggtctgcttattccacttgcgtctcacaagcctctgacaaacggctgtggtgcagatgttggaaactctttctgcaggcagtgtgcaactgtgagggactgagggtgagctcaactctccgaagtaagttgctttcggacaaggcgttcagctagcttctctcgtatggcacttaggatgtcgcacctggctcacacaggaaatactaggaaatcgctgggttgagcttggatgcactagtcttgtgggccgggactttccacttacctctcacaacacttcaggcacgcatcggggctaggcctgttaggagcgcggtgtacgtgcaggcaggatgtgggagggacagtccataagcccaactctcggaagtgtgtatgctttgcaggcagatgtctgctagacactttgatgggagctaggaccgagctacactctcattgaacaaggacgtttgcaatgtctgcattgagatcagatacacctgaggagaatcctgtcacttccacatgctcttcacacaacctcttccggcacctaacataaggatgctgggacctacgtctacgggcagtcagaatgcgggagggtcctgccctgaactcagctcgcacaaggaagcacgcctacaagccagctttcaactagctgcgttcctcgggcactgagaacgtaacagtgttctaagccaggaggtacccagaataccactccactgcagctggagacaccctccaggtctgcttattccacttgcgtctcacaagcctctgacaaacggctgtggtgcagatgttggaaactctttctgcaggcagtgtgcaactgtgagggactgagggtgagctcaactctccgaagtaagttgctttcggacaaggcgttcagctagcttctctcgtatggcacttaggatgtagcacctggctcacacaggaaatactaggaaatcgctgggttgagcttggatgcactagtcttgtgggccgggactttccacttacctctcacaacacttcaggcacgcatcggggctaggcctgttaggagcgcggtgtacgtgcaggcaggatgtgggagggacagtccataagcccaactctcggaagtgtgtatgctttgcaggcagatgtctgctagacactttgatgggagctaggaccgagctacactctcattgaacaaggacgtttgcaatgtctgcattgagatcagatacacctgaggagaatcctgtcacttccacatgNNNNNNNNNNNNNNNNNNNNNNNNNNNNNNNNNNNNNNNNNNNNNNNNNNNNNNNNNNNNNNNNNNNNNNNNNNNNNNNNNNNNNNNNNNNNNNNNNNNNGCCGACCTTTGATGTGGCTAGTTACCTCAGATCTCAAGGTAGCGATACCGTCGAAATTCAAAACATCTCTCAAACTGATTTTGAAGAATATCGTTTGGTAAATGAATTGATTCTTCGAGGGCGTAAGTTGTATGATAATATCATCATTGCAAGTGGTGAAGAGGGAACGATTTACAGTAAGGTTACAGCTAGTAAAGCTGCAGATACCATGTTATCCTTGGCTGGTATTGAAGCCACTTTTGTGATTGTAAAAGTTGCACCTGACAAGGTTGCTATTTCAGCCCGCAGTCGGAGCAAGATTAATGTGCAACGCATGATGGAAGAATTGGGGGGCGGAGGTCACTTTACCCTAGCTGCCTGTCAACTGTCAGATGTTACGGTTGCTCAAGCCGAGCAATCGTTGATTACCGTTATTGataatgatttaaaagaaaatatggaggtTGCAAGATGAAAGTTATTTTTCTAGCAGACGttaaaggaaaagggaaaaaaggggaaatcAAAGAAGTACCAACAGGCTATGCTCAAAACTTTTTGATTAAAAAGAACCTTGCTAAAGAAGCAACAAACCAAGCCATTGGCGaattaaaaggcaaacaaaaatcagaagaaaaagcGCAAGCTGAAATTTTAGCAGAAGCCAAAGCTTTGAAAGTCgaacttgaaaaagaaagcacagtCGTGC
This window contains:
- the LOC121495285 gene encoding 50S ribosomal protein L9-like; amino-acid sequence: MKVIFLADVKGKGKKGEIKEVPTGYAQNFLIKKNLAKEATNQAIGELKGKQKSEEKAQAEILAEAKALKVELEKESTVVQFSEKVGPDGRTFGSITAKKIVEELAKQYGLKVNKRAIALDHPIRAIGMIEVPVKLHKEVSADIKLNIKEM